The Lactobacillus sp. ESL0680 genome has a segment encoding these proteins:
- the rplK gene encoding 50S ribosomal protein L11, whose protein sequence is MAKKVINVVKLQIPAGAATPAPPVGPALGQAGINIVGFTKDFNARTADQKGMIIPVVITVYEDRSFEFITKTPPAPVLLKQAAKIDKASGEPNTKKVGKVTKDQVKEIAETKMQDLNAADVEAAMRMIEGTARSMGIEVED, encoded by the coding sequence GTGGCAAAGAAAGTTATTAACGTTGTCAAATTACAAATCCCAGCTGGTGCTGCAACACCCGCACCTCCAGTTGGTCCAGCTTTAGGTCAAGCAGGTATCAACATTGTTGGTTTTACTAAGGACTTCAATGCTAGAACTGCTGATCAAAAGGGCATGATTATTCCTGTAGTCATCACAGTATATGAAGATCGTTCATTCGAATTCATTACTAAGACTCCACCAGCTCCAGTATTATTGAAGCAAGCTGCTAAGATCGACAAGGCTTCTGGTGAACCTAATACCAAGAAAGTTGGTAAGGTAACCAAGGACCAAGTTAAGGAAATTGCTGAAACTAAGATGCAAGACCTTAACGCTGCTGATGTCGAAGCTGCTATGCGGATGATCGAAGGTACTGCTAGAAGCATGGGTATCGAAGTCGAAGACTAA
- the nusG gene encoding transcription termination/antitermination protein NusG, giving the protein MVETTRKQWYVLHTYSGYEDKVKSDLLSRAQSMGMQDYIFRVMVPEQEKIETVHDKKKEVEEKIFPGYVLVEMVMTDESWFVVRNTPNVTGFVGSHGGGSKPSPLLDEEVNRLLRQQGEPAKRPQIDFEVGETVTIIDGAFNGVEGKITEIQPDKYKLFVSVDMFGRATTTELDYDQVKKID; this is encoded by the coding sequence ATGGTTGAAACAACAAGAAAGCAATGGTACGTATTGCATACTTATTCAGGTTATGAAGACAAGGTTAAGTCTGACCTATTATCACGTGCGCAAAGCATGGGGATGCAAGACTACATTTTTCGGGTAATGGTGCCTGAACAAGAAAAGATTGAAACGGTTCACGATAAGAAGAAGGAAGTCGAAGAAAAGATTTTCCCTGGATACGTTTTGGTTGAAATGGTCATGACCGACGAAAGCTGGTTTGTTGTACGGAACACCCCAAACGTTACGGGCTTTGTTGGCTCTCACGGTGGTGGTTCTAAGCCATCACCATTGCTTGATGAAGAAGTTAACCGCTTGCTGCGTCAGCAAGGAGAACCTGCTAAACGACCACAAATTGACTTTGAAGTTGGCGAAACAGTTACGATTATTGATGGTGCCTTTAACGGTGTTGAAGGTAAAATCACAGAAATTCAACCAGATAAGTACAAATTATTTGTTTCTGTTGACATGTTTGGTCGAGCAACTACCACTGAATTAGACTACGACCAAGTTAAAAAGATTGATTAA
- the pstB gene encoding phosphate ABC transporter ATP-binding protein PstB codes for MKNIMEVKNVRLNYGDFEALHGISLAFPEKKLTALIGPSGCGKSTLLRCLNRMNDDIDNIKITGDILLDGQDIYRPHLDLVELRKNIGMVFQQPTPFPFSVFDNVAYGLKVAGVKDKELIQQRVEESLKQAAIWEETKDSLDRNAQDFSGGQQQRICIARALAVRPAVVLLDEPTSALDPISSSEIEETLMGLKTKYTFIMVTHNLQQASRVSDQVAFLMNGDLIESGSTEEMFIAPKKEITSNYLNGRFG; via the coding sequence ATGAAGAATATCATGGAAGTCAAAAATGTCAGATTAAATTATGGTGATTTTGAAGCTTTGCATGGCATTAGCCTGGCATTTCCAGAGAAAAAATTGACGGCCTTAATCGGACCTTCAGGGTGTGGAAAGTCAACGTTATTGCGTTGTCTTAACCGGATGAATGATGATATTGATAATATCAAAATTACGGGTGATATTTTGCTGGACGGGCAGGATATTTATCGGCCGCACCTTGACTTAGTTGAATTACGCAAAAATATTGGAATGGTTTTTCAACAACCGACACCGTTCCCGTTTTCTGTTTTTGATAATGTAGCTTATGGCTTGAAAGTTGCTGGTGTTAAGGATAAGGAATTAATTCAGCAGCGAGTTGAAGAAAGCCTGAAGCAGGCCGCGATTTGGGAGGAAACCAAGGATAGTCTGGATCGCAATGCGCAGGATTTTTCAGGTGGACAGCAGCAGCGAATTTGTATTGCTCGGGCACTAGCAGTAAGACCAGCTGTGGTGCTGCTGGATGAGCCAACTTCTGCTCTAGACCCGATTTCTAGTTCTGAAATTGAAGAAACGCTAATGGGTCTTAAGACCAAGTATACGTTCATTATGGTAACGCATAATCTGCAGCAGGCGAGCCGAGTTTCGGATCAAGTTGCGTTTTTGATGAATGGTGATTTAATTGAGTCAGGTTCAACTGAAGAAATGTTCATAGCACCTAAAAAAGAAATCACAAGTAATTACCTAAACGGCCGGTTTGGCTAA
- a CDS encoding ribonuclease III domain-containing protein yields MTKIKKLTEEKVNPDTLSGQTLAYLGDAVYELFIRRHLLKGGIVKPQVLQREATHYVSAKAQAALITKMQDEQMLTEDELATFRRGRNAKTHTKAKNTSLATYQLSTGFEAVWGYLDLLDKKDRVRELTTWCIQTVEEGGIDNYDFN; encoded by the coding sequence GTGACTAAAATTAAAAAGTTAACGGAAGAAAAAGTTAACCCAGATACGCTTAGTGGACAAACGCTGGCATATTTGGGGGATGCTGTGTACGAATTATTTATTAGGCGCCATTTATTAAAGGGCGGCATTGTAAAACCGCAGGTCTTGCAGCGAGAAGCAACACATTATGTTTCAGCGAAGGCACAAGCTGCATTGATTACTAAAATGCAGGATGAGCAGATGCTTACTGAGGATGAATTGGCAACTTTTCGACGCGGCCGCAATGCTAAGACCCATACCAAGGCCAAAAACACGAGCTTAGCAACTTATCAGCTGTCAACAGGCTTTGAGGCTGTTTGGGGTTACTTGGATTTACTAGATAAAAAGGACCGCGTACGTGAATTAACAACGTGGTGTATTCAGACGGTTGAGGAAGGCGGCATTGATAACTATGACTTCAATTGA
- the pstA gene encoding phosphate ABC transporter permease PstA: MNSKKVDRIATGVIYLLVAIVILILVGILGNILIAGVPHLSWHFLTSTSSSFEAGGGIRDQLFNSLYLLVLTLLISLPIALGAAIYLAEYAQDTWVTRLIRTTIEILSSLPSIVVGLFGYLLFVVQFGLGFSIIAGALALTFFNLPILTSNIEQAIEGVPQTQREAGWALGLSNWKTIRGIVLPAALPGIITGVILSAGRVFGEAAALIYTAGQSGSTVDYSNWNMFSPTSFLNVMRPAETLAVHIWKVNTEGIIPDVNLVSAATSALLVIVVIIFNFGARFLGNWLYKRLTAAKVK; this comes from the coding sequence ATGAATTCAAAAAAAGTTGATCGAATTGCGACAGGTGTAATTTACTTGTTGGTTGCAATCGTCATTTTGATATTAGTTGGTATTTTAGGCAATATTTTAATTGCAGGTGTACCGCATTTGTCGTGGCACTTTTTAACATCAACTTCCTCGTCATTTGAAGCTGGCGGCGGTATTCGTGACCAATTATTTAATTCACTTTACTTGCTAGTGTTGACATTGTTAATTTCACTGCCAATTGCATTAGGAGCAGCTATTTACTTAGCAGAATATGCACAGGATACATGGGTAACACGCCTCATTAGAACAACGATTGAAATTTTGAGCTCACTGCCTTCAATTGTTGTCGGGCTGTTTGGTTACCTCTTGTTTGTAGTTCAGTTTGGCTTAGGCTTTTCAATTATTGCTGGTGCCTTGGCGCTAACCTTTTTCAATTTACCGATTTTGACGAGTAATATTGAACAGGCGATTGAAGGCGTTCCGCAAACGCAGCGTGAAGCAGGTTGGGCACTGGGATTGTCAAATTGGAAAACAATTCGCGGGATTGTTTTACCAGCAGCATTACCGGGAATTATTACAGGAGTTATTTTAAGTGCTGGGCGAGTTTTTGGAGAAGCTGCCGCACTAATCTATACTGCTGGGCAAAGTGGTTCAACAGTCGATTATTCTAATTGGAATATGTTCAGTCCGACTAGCTTTTTGAATGTGATGCGGCCAGCAGAAACCTTGGCAGTGCATATTTGGAAGGTAAACACTGAAGGAATTATTCCTGATGTAAATCTCGTTTCAGCAGCAACGTCGGCTTTGCTCGTAATTGTGGTAATTATCTTTAATTTTGGCGCCCGCTTTTTGGGTAATTGGCTCTACAAGCGTTTAACTGCTGCTAAAGTAAAATAA
- the cysS gene encoding cysteine--tRNA ligase: MKIYNTLTKRKEEFKPLVEGQISMYVCGPTVYNYIHIGNARSVIAFDTIRRYFEYRGYKVNYVSNFTDVDDKMINEARAEGITVPELAERYIKFYLEDTAALNVEPATKHPRATHEIPEIIEFIEQLIKNGYAYEAAGDVYYRAKKFKHYGELSSQNIAELEEGASEHVNDEEQQRKEDPIDFALWKKQKQSDEIAWQSPWGLGRPGWHIECSVMSTKYLGKTIDIHGGGQDLEFPHHENEIAQSEAATGQKFVNYWMHNGFVTVGQTEEKMSKSLHNFVTVHDLLKTVDPQVLRFFMASVQYRKQINYSQENLEQAVIILQRFKNTLTNIAYRLEDATSKAESAELRQALEETETKFVTAMDNDLNVQNALAAIYDLLPIVNANTNAEQADKDALAHAKELLGQWLGVFGIDTAKLTEQTQTSDDEEITALVEARDEARKNKDWAKSDQLRDQLKELGITIQDTPQGTRWTRD; this comes from the coding sequence ATGAAAATTTATAATACTTTGACAAAAAGAAAAGAAGAATTTAAGCCGCTGGTTGAAGGACAAATCTCGATGTATGTCTGTGGGCCGACGGTTTATAATTACATCCACATTGGTAACGCCCGCAGCGTGATTGCCTTTGATACAATTCGGCGTTACTTTGAATATCGCGGCTACAAGGTGAATTATGTCTCTAACTTTACGGATGTTGACGATAAAATGATTAACGAGGCGCGAGCTGAAGGCATTACGGTGCCGGAATTAGCCGAGCGTTATATTAAGTTTTATCTTGAAGATACGGCAGCATTAAATGTAGAACCGGCAACTAAGCACCCACGAGCAACTCACGAAATTCCTGAAATTATCGAATTTATTGAACAATTAATCAAAAATGGTTATGCTTATGAAGCTGCTGGTGATGTTTATTATCGGGCTAAGAAGTTCAAGCATTATGGCGAATTAAGTAGTCAAAATATTGCCGAACTTGAAGAAGGTGCCTCTGAACATGTCAATGATGAGGAGCAGCAGCGTAAGGAAGATCCAATTGACTTTGCCTTGTGGAAGAAGCAAAAGCAGTCTGATGAAATTGCGTGGCAATCGCCATGGGGTTTAGGGCGTCCAGGCTGGCATATTGAATGTTCGGTGATGTCAACCAAGTATCTGGGCAAGACGATTGATATTCATGGTGGTGGCCAAGACTTGGAATTTCCACACCATGAGAATGAAATTGCGCAGAGTGAAGCCGCTACTGGACAAAAGTTTGTCAACTATTGGATGCACAACGGCTTTGTGACCGTGGGTCAAACAGAAGAAAAGATGTCAAAATCACTGCACAATTTTGTGACAGTTCATGACTTACTTAAAACTGTTGACCCGCAAGTGTTGCGCTTCTTCATGGCTAGCGTGCAATACCGCAAGCAAATTAATTATTCGCAGGAAAACCTGGAGCAAGCAGTAATTATTTTGCAAAGGTTTAAAAACACGCTGACAAACATTGCTTATCGCTTAGAAGATGCTACTTCTAAAGCTGAGTCGGCAGAATTGCGGCAGGCGTTAGAAGAAACAGAAACTAAGTTTGTGACTGCAATGGATAATGATCTCAATGTGCAGAATGCATTGGCGGCAATTTATGATCTATTGCCAATAGTTAATGCTAATACTAACGCTGAACAAGCAGATAAGGATGCATTAGCACACGCCAAGGAATTATTAGGTCAATGGCTTGGCGTTTTTGGGATTGATACGGCTAAATTAACTGAGCAGACACAAACAAGTGATGATGAGGAAATTACGGCATTAGTTGAAGCTCGCGACGAAGCTCGTAAAAACAAGGATTGGGCTAAGAGCGACCAATTGCGCGATCAATTAAAAGAACTGGGGATTACAATTCAAGATACCCCGCAGGGAACAAGGTGGACACGTGACTAA
- the rpmG gene encoding 50S ribosomal protein L33: MAVKKASLACSVCGSRNYSITASKNRTQRLELKKFCKHCGKMTVHKETR; this comes from the coding sequence ATGGCAGTGAAAAAAGCATCTTTGGCCTGCAGCGTCTGCGGCTCGCGTAACTACTCAATCACGGCAAGTAAAAATCGCACTCAACGGCTTGAACTGAAAAAGTTTTGTAAGCATTGCGGTAAAATGACTGTGCACAAGGAAACGAGGTAG
- a CDS encoding phosphate ABC transporter substrate-binding protein, with amino-acid sequence MHKLKLGKSLILFLALPLFLVGCSKDHAKITIVGSSALQPLIEQAGNDYHLAHLNSNIIVQGGGSGTGLSQVQAGAVQVGTSDVFADTQKGIDASKLRDYQVAVVGIVPIANKGVGVSNLSPKQLMAIFTGKITNWRQVGGKNLHIIVINRSRGSGTRTTFENLILKGKEAVNSQEQDSNGTVKKIVSTTPGTISYISFPYANDPNIQKLSMDHVQPTNQNIPTNKWPLWSYEHMYTKGKPDKETAAFITYILSKKVQRELVPKIGYLSINEMKVTRDSQNRITKVGGAHE; translated from the coding sequence ATGCATAAATTAAAATTGGGCAAATCGCTAATACTTTTTTTAGCATTGCCATTATTTTTGGTTGGTTGTAGTAAAGATCATGCCAAAATAACGATTGTTGGATCAAGTGCCTTGCAGCCATTGATTGAACAAGCAGGTAATGATTATCACTTAGCCCACCTTAATAGTAACATTATTGTTCAAGGTGGCGGGTCAGGTACCGGTCTCAGTCAGGTGCAAGCTGGTGCGGTTCAGGTAGGAACTTCCGATGTTTTTGCCGATACGCAAAAAGGGATTGACGCAAGTAAGTTGCGCGATTACCAAGTTGCTGTTGTCGGAATTGTGCCAATTGCTAATAAGGGTGTTGGCGTGTCCAATTTATCGCCTAAGCAATTAATGGCAATTTTTACTGGCAAAATCACAAATTGGCGTCAAGTTGGCGGTAAAAATCTGCACATTATTGTGATTAACCGTTCTCGTGGTAGTGGTACCCGTACAACTTTTGAAAACCTGATTTTAAAGGGGAAGGAAGCTGTTAATTCGCAAGAGCAGGATTCCAATGGTACCGTTAAAAAGATTGTCAGTACAACACCAGGAACAATTTCCTATATTTCATTTCCTTATGCAAATGATCCAAATATTCAAAAATTAAGTATGGATCATGTGCAGCCGACGAATCAGAATATTCCGACCAATAAGTGGCCGCTGTGGTCGTATGAACACATGTACACTAAGGGCAAGCCAGATAAAGAAACGGCTGCGTTTATCACTTATATTTTGAGTAAAAAAGTGCAGCGTGAGTTGGTACCTAAAATCGGCTATCTGAGCATTAATGAAATGAAAGTTACTCGCGATAGTCAGAATCGGATTACAAAAGTAGGTGGTGCGCATGAATAA
- a CDS encoding sigma-70 family RNA polymerase sigma factor, producing the protein MQLTEAYEQELIEQVQAGSDDALIKLCYFYRPLINNIKQKYFVRFYDDQDWDQDALIVCYQAAMSYEQNKGKFGSYFKIRLHNHAKSLLRYDMAYRRRAFAQATSLETAAAKGIEPLHQETIQLAEIPISEKFAELCTQLSDLEIKTLLIVLGVWHQEEVLQKLQIEQITLVRARSRLMQKMRKTLL; encoded by the coding sequence ATGCAATTGACAGAAGCATACGAACAAGAATTAATTGAGCAAGTTCAAGCGGGTAGTGACGATGCATTAATAAAGTTGTGCTACTTTTATCGGCCATTGATTAATAATATTAAGCAAAAATACTTTGTACGCTTTTATGACGACCAAGATTGGGATCAAGATGCACTGATTGTATGCTATCAAGCAGCCATGAGTTATGAGCAGAACAAAGGTAAATTCGGTAGTTATTTTAAGATTAGACTTCATAATCATGCCAAGTCATTGTTGCGCTATGATATGGCCTATCGGCGGCGCGCGTTTGCGCAGGCAACCTCACTTGAAACGGCTGCCGCAAAAGGCATTGAGCCATTACATCAGGAGACAATACAACTTGCGGAAATTCCAATTAGTGAAAAATTCGCTGAATTATGTACACAACTATCAGACTTAGAGATTAAAACCTTATTAATAGTTTTGGGTGTTTGGCATCAGGAAGAAGTATTGCAGAAGCTGCAGATTGAGCAGATAACTTTGGTGCGGGCACGCTCACGTTTAATGCAGAAAATGCGCAAGACATTATTGTAA
- the pstC gene encoding phosphate ABC transporter permease subunit PstC codes for MNKHEQDLQEVVDQAIAQQKVAHVKFKKIDPESVDITRLTSQSKETRQERWGKGLTALAIVIIAILIVAIIGFVGVHGLATFVNDKVNIFHFLFSSSWNPSAGKDHVGAAAMIVTSFAVTLLAALLATPFAIAIALFMTEYESGKQTRFLQSVMELLVGIPSVVYGFLGLTVIVPVIRTIFGGTGFGILAATLILFVMVLPTITSLTVDAFKAVPKDLRQSSAALGATRWQTIYHVVLRAARPRILTAIIFGMARAFGEALAVQMVIGNAVLMPYNLVSPAATLTSQLTSQMGNTVMGTLPNNALWSLALLLLIMSLVFNFLVRLIGKKR; via the coding sequence ATGAATAAGCACGAACAAGATTTGCAAGAAGTTGTCGATCAGGCAATTGCCCAGCAAAAAGTAGCGCATGTAAAATTTAAAAAGATTGATCCGGAGAGTGTTGATATTACCCGCTTAACTAGTCAATCTAAAGAAACGCGGCAAGAGCGCTGGGGTAAAGGATTGACCGCGTTAGCGATTGTAATTATTGCGATTTTAATTGTGGCAATTATTGGATTCGTTGGTGTACACGGGTTAGCAACTTTTGTTAACGATAAAGTAAACATTTTTCATTTTTTGTTTAGCAGCAGTTGGAATCCTAGTGCCGGCAAAGATCATGTTGGTGCTGCAGCGATGATTGTTACCTCCTTTGCGGTAACTTTGCTGGCTGCCTTATTAGCAACACCATTTGCGATTGCAATTGCCTTGTTTATGACAGAATATGAATCTGGCAAGCAAACTCGTTTTTTACAATCAGTCATGGAATTATTAGTTGGTATTCCGTCAGTTGTTTATGGCTTCTTGGGCTTGACCGTGATTGTCCCCGTAATTCGTACGATCTTTGGGGGCACAGGATTTGGTATCTTGGCAGCGACTTTAATTTTATTTGTCATGGTTTTGCCAACCATTACTTCATTAACGGTTGATGCCTTTAAGGCGGTCCCTAAGGACTTGCGGCAGTCTTCTGCAGCATTAGGGGCAACGCGCTGGCAGACAATCTACCATGTTGTCTTGCGTGCTGCACGTCCGCGGATTTTGACTGCAATCATTTTTGGGATGGCACGAGCCTTTGGTGAAGCATTAGCCGTTCAAATGGTAATTGGCAACGCGGTTCTGATGCCGTATAACTTAGTTAGTCCAGCGGCAACATTAACGAGTCAATTAACCAGTCAAATGGGCAACACGGTTATGGGCACGCTTCCTAATAATGCCTTATGGTCATTGGCTTTGCTATTATTAATTATGTCACTAGTGTTTAACTTCTTGGTTCGTCTAATTGGAAAGAAGAGGTAG
- the rplA gene encoding 50S ribosomal protein L1, with amino-acid sequence MPKHGKKYLEAAKKVDSKKLYSVAEAMKLVKETSYAGFDASVEVSYNLSVDPKQADQQIRGSLVLPNGTGKTQKVVVFAEGPQAEQAKAAGADEVGSDDLVEKVQNGYLDFDVVVATPMMMAKVGRLGRVLGPKGLMPNPKTGTVTMDIEKAVKNVKAGQVEYRVDRQAAIHTAIGKVSFTDEQLVENFDALRDVILRARPAAAKGQYIKSVAVAATFGPGIKLDPLNLD; translated from the coding sequence ATGCCAAAGCATGGTAAAAAATATTTAGAAGCTGCTAAAAAAGTAGATTCAAAGAAATTATATTCAGTTGCTGAAGCAATGAAGTTAGTTAAAGAAACTTCATACGCAGGTTTTGATGCTTCAGTTGAAGTTTCATACAACTTGAGTGTTGACCCTAAGCAAGCTGACCAACAAATTCGTGGTTCACTTGTATTGCCTAACGGTACTGGTAAGACCCAAAAGGTTGTTGTTTTTGCTGAAGGTCCACAAGCTGAACAAGCTAAGGCTGCTGGTGCTGACGAAGTCGGTTCAGATGACTTAGTAGAAAAAGTTCAAAATGGTTACTTGGACTTCGACGTTGTTGTTGCTACACCAATGATGATGGCTAAGGTTGGACGTTTGGGTCGTGTACTTGGACCTAAAGGTTTAATGCCTAACCCTAAGACTGGTACTGTTACAATGGACATCGAAAAGGCCGTTAAGAACGTTAAAGCTGGTCAAGTTGAATACCGTGTTGACCGTCAAGCTGCTATTCATACAGCTATTGGTAAAGTTTCATTTACTGACGAACAATTAGTAGAAAACTTTGATGCTTTACGTGACGTTATCTTACGTGCACGTCCAGCAGCTGCCAAGGGTCAATATATTAAGAGTGTTGCTGTTGCAGCAACCTTTGGCCCAGGGATCAAGCTTGATCCATTAAACTTGGACTAA
- the secE gene encoding preprotein translocase subunit SecE, which translates to MIKFFKSVVQEMKLVTWPTAKQNRHDTAIVIVTSILFAAYLGLLDLAFSSLTQIVM; encoded by the coding sequence ATGATTAAGTTTTTTAAGAGCGTTGTTCAAGAAATGAAGTTAGTTACTTGGCCAACTGCTAAACAAAATCGTCACGATACAGCAATTGTCATCGTAACTTCAATCCTGTTTGCGGCATATTTGGGTCTGCTTGACTTAGCATTTAGTAGTTTGACACAGATAGTGATGTAA
- the phoU gene encoding phosphate signaling complex protein PhoU: MHEIFLDELKKLNTQFMEMGVLVNDQIDQGTRSFVAHDKKTAQKMIEEADVVPKEAIRIEKKALDLMALQQPVATDFRVVISILKAATDLERIGENAISLAVETVRVKGNPRIPEVEEIISQMTHEVRKMLIEVLTAYVQEDEKTARSMVDRREAVTANYQNARKDIIDGIEKEPNAAVASASYFVIIRLLKRISDHIVNLASWVIYKISGELFELADPKAE; encoded by the coding sequence ATGCACGAGATATTTTTAGACGAATTAAAGAAGCTGAATACGCAATTTATGGAAATGGGCGTTCTAGTTAACGATCAAATTGACCAAGGAACACGTTCGTTTGTTGCGCATGATAAAAAAACAGCTCAAAAAATGATTGAAGAAGCTGATGTTGTACCAAAAGAAGCCATTAGAATTGAAAAAAAGGCGTTAGATTTAATGGCACTTCAGCAACCAGTTGCGACTGACTTTCGGGTGGTAATCAGTATCTTAAAGGCAGCTACTGACTTGGAACGAATTGGCGAAAATGCGATCAGTTTGGCAGTTGAAACTGTCAGAGTGAAGGGCAATCCGCGAATTCCAGAAGTTGAAGAAATCATTTCGCAAATGACTCACGAAGTCCGCAAAATGCTAATCGAAGTCTTAACAGCTTATGTTCAAGAAGATGAAAAGACGGCACGTTCAATGGTTGATCGCCGTGAAGCCGTAACTGCTAATTACCAAAATGCGCGTAAGGATATTATTGATGGAATTGAAAAAGAACCTAATGCGGCAGTTGCTTCTGCCAGTTATTTTGTGATTATTAGACTGCTCAAACGAATTAGTGACCACATTGTTAACTTAGCCAGCTGGGTTATTTATAAAATTTCTGGTGAATTATTTGAATTAGCTGACCCAAAAGCAGAATAA
- the rlmB gene encoding 23S rRNA (guanosine(2251)-2'-O)-methyltransferase RlmB, translating to MTSIDKDFVFGRHAGVDFLKTQDADRINKVFLQQGVQDSFANEVYALAKKKGIVIQTVPKNKLDRLVQGGNHQGLVLTVASFEYADLETLLDQFDEQGKEPFLLMLDSIEDPHNLGSILRSADATGVDAIIIPKRHATGLTSVVAKTSTGAIDYVPVARVNNLVQTSQLLKKRGYWLFGTDMKGTDYRQWNAKGKTVLVIGNEGKGISRLLKEQMDQMLTLPMVGHVQSLNASVATGVLLYQMLNSRNPLK from the coding sequence ATGACTTCAATTGATAAAGATTTTGTTTTCGGTCGGCATGCAGGTGTTGATTTTTTAAAAACACAGGATGCAGATCGGATTAACAAAGTGTTTTTGCAGCAAGGCGTGCAGGATAGTTTCGCTAATGAGGTCTATGCTTTAGCGAAAAAAAAGGGCATTGTTATTCAAACCGTCCCTAAAAACAAGCTGGATCGGTTAGTGCAGGGCGGCAATCACCAAGGTTTAGTATTGACTGTTGCCAGTTTTGAATATGCAGACCTTGAGACATTGCTCGATCAATTTGATGAGCAAGGCAAAGAACCATTTTTGTTAATGCTTGATTCAATTGAAGACCCGCACAATTTGGGCTCAATTTTGCGGTCAGCTGATGCGACCGGTGTTGATGCGATTATTATTCCTAAACGCCACGCAACGGGTTTAACTTCTGTTGTTGCCAAGACTTCTACTGGGGCAATTGATTATGTGCCAGTTGCTCGCGTCAATAATCTTGTTCAGACTAGTCAATTGCTGAAAAAGCGCGGCTACTGGTTGTTTGGCACAGATATGAAGGGCACGGATTACCGGCAATGGAATGCCAAAGGTAAGACAGTTTTGGTCATTGGCAATGAGGGTAAAGGCATTTCTCGTCTATTAAAAGAGCAAATGGATCAGATGCTTACTCTGCCAATGGTGGGACATGTTCAGTCACTTAATGCTAGTGTAGCAACCGGTGTTTTACTTTATCAGATGTTGAACAGCCGTAATCCACTTAAATAA
- the pstB gene encoding phosphate ABC transporter ATP-binding protein PstB, translating to MENWQTQKKYIKTFNNDECALYTHNLSVFYGGTVQKLFDVSLGFKKNTITALIGASGSGKSTFLRSLNRLNDRVARVDGNIMFHELDINQKKINVYELRKAIGMVFQKPNPFPKSIKENITYALKANGEQDKAKLNQLVEESLRAAALWDEVKDKLDKSALALSGGQQQRLCIARAIALKPEVLLLDEPASALDPVSTAKLEDTLKQLRSKYTMIMVTHNMQQASRISDYTAFFHLGHALEYDTTTNIFTNPQGKITEKYIQGSFG from the coding sequence ATGGAAAATTGGCAAACGCAAAAAAAATATATTAAAACTTTTAATAATGACGAGTGTGCCCTCTATACGCATAATTTAAGTGTCTTTTATGGCGGTACAGTGCAAAAACTGTTTGATGTTAGTCTAGGCTTTAAAAAGAACACCATTACAGCTTTGATTGGTGCTTCAGGCTCAGGCAAATCGACTTTTTTGCGGTCGTTAAACAGGTTGAATGACCGTGTTGCTAGAGTTGACGGCAATATTATGTTCCACGAACTTGACATTAATCAGAAGAAAATTAACGTTTACGAATTGCGCAAGGCAATTGGCATGGTCTTTCAGAAGCCTAATCCCTTTCCGAAGTCAATTAAGGAAAATATCACTTATGCGTTAAAGGCAAATGGTGAACAAGACAAGGCAAAACTAAATCAACTTGTTGAGGAAAGTTTGCGGGCCGCTGCCTTGTGGGATGAGGTCAAGGATAAGCTGGATAAAAGTGCCTTAGCATTATCGGGCGGACAGCAGCAGCGTTTATGTATTGCCCGTGCAATTGCCCTAAAGCCAGAAGTGTTACTTCTGGACGAACCGGCTAGTGCGCTTGATCCTGTATCAACGGCAAAACTTGAGGATACGCTCAAACAATTACGCAGTAAGTACACAATGATTATGGTGACGCATAATATGCAGCAAGCTTCGCGGATTAGCGACTATACCGCATTTTTCCATTTAGGCCATGCGCTTGAATATGATACAACAACCAATATTTTTACTAATCCGCAAGGAAAAATTACTGAAAAGTATATCCAAGGCAGTTTTGGCTAA